The genomic stretch GACGCACTGGGCCGGGAGATGGCGGCGTCACACAGCGGCTTCGACCCGGTGGCGAGCTACCTGCCGGGTGGCCTGACGCCGGAACAGGCCAGCGTCTCGGCCAGCGACGCGCTGCAGGGCATGGCCGAAGTGGTGATTTACGCTGCGGGCAGCTGGATCGGCGAGATCGACAGCCGGCTGCCGGCGCACCGGCTGGTACTGAGCGCCGACCGGGAGACCACCGATCCGGCGCGGCAGATCCGGCAGCGGATGGATTACCGGGACGGGCACGACCGGGCGTGGCGGACGGTGCAGCTGGTCGAACCGGGAGACGGCTACCGGCTGAGCGAAAACGGCGACTTTGTCTACGACGAAAGCGGGGAAGCGGTCAGCGGACCACTGACGGTGCGCTGGCAGGTGGCGGCGGGAGACGAGTGCAGCGCGGGCGGGCTGGCGCTGCTGCAGTATCCGGGCTACTGCGTGGACCGCAGCCGGCCGGCACGCGAGGCGCCGCCTCTGCCGTTTGCGCAGCAATACCGGGATGCGACATTGAAGCCGGTGCTGACCCAGCGTGGCGACGGCAACTACCGGCTGCAGCGGCCGTGCCCGTGGTATGTGGTCGGGCAGGACGAGAACGACAGTTATCAGGGGGAGAGCGAACCGGAGCCGGATCCTGAGCCCGAACCGGACAGCGACGGCCTGCAGGCGCCGGCGGGGAACGGGGATACCCGGCCAAAGATCGGCATGCATGGCGAGCGCATTGACTGGATTGGCCCGCGCAGTCAGTTGTACCTGCCGAAGGACGGGACATACAGCTACGCACCGGAAATTCAGCTGTATATGCAATTCATCCCGTTCTGGCACTACATGATGCCCTCCCCGTACAGCAGAAAGCCACTCGCCAGCAACAGCACGGTGGGGGTCATTCTGGGCGCTCTTGGCATCGTGCTCACCCTGCTCACCGTCTGCTTTGCCGCACCATTGACGACTGGCCTGGCCCTGTGTCTCGTCGCAACGGGCACGCTGCTGGGACTGGCGGCCGGATCAACCGCCATCGCCTCTGCGCTCCTGGAAAAGTCGGACCCCGAAACCTCACGCATTCTGGGATGGGTCTCGCTGGGACTGGGTATCGGCGCCACGCTGCTTGGTCTCGGCACCCCGCGCATTCTGGCTGCCTATTCCAGCTCCAGACTCACATGGTCGGTATCGGCAAGCGGAAAGATCTACTTGCTTGGCGATATGACCGTGGACCTCACCGACCCCTTGGTCGCGGCAGTCAACGCACACGGCGCACCAGGTACGACCTTGAGTACCAGACTGATTTCGGGTGGCACACTGGGCAGGCAGTTGCAAAATATTCCGCTTTTGCCCGGGCAGAAAATACGTCTGGTGTCCTGCTACAGTGCAGTGGGCGGAAAAATGGGGGCACAGGCACAGCGCCTTGCCAACACGCTGCAACGGCAGGTGACCGGCTATCACTATCGGGTCGCCGCACAGCCCCTGGGACAGAATGTTGCTCCCGGATCCAGCCTGTCAGTCTTCCAGCCCCAGGCCGGTTTCAAGGCGCTGCGGACCACCATTGCCAACAGTTTCATCTCCAGTGCCATCCGCCCGGCCGTGTATCTGAAGCATCCTCACCTCTACTTTTCCTCGTAAGGCAATGTGACCCGCTCCATTTCCACGCGACTCTCCTGCCAGGCAGGAAGGCATTTTTATATATACATACCAGAACGTATATGAAAGAATGACAATACGGCACTTGCCCGTAATGAACTATTGGCTCGAAACAGACTCGGACAATATGAAGCCGGTGATCGCAACACTGCCAGCAGTGGCAGTGGCCAGAGAGAACAGGAGACGACACGATGAGCACGACAGACATGCTTCGCGCCACCCAGGCCGCCTCGTACATCAATACGGTGCGCAGCAATCTGGTGGCCAATCAGGACAGTGCCCGCTCGGTGGCCGAGGCACTGAACCAGGCTGAAGTGACGGGCAAGCTGCGGCAGGCTGATCGCAGCGACGCCCTGACCGGCACGATCAAGGCCGCCGCCGCCGAGCGGATTGCAGAGACGACCGCAACCAGCGTGACCATCTCGACCGCTGCGCGCCAGCTGGAGGACACGCTGACCAGCGGCCTGTACGGGGTGATGGCCTCGGCCCCGCTGCAGCCGGCTGCGCGCGCGGCCGAGCCGATCCATGCCCAGCGCATCCGGGCGGTCAGCGCCTATCAGGCGGCCAGCCGGGTCGGGGTGGAAGATGATGGCCAGCGGCCACGCGCCTGAGCGGCGTCAGTCGTCGATATCCCCATCGACATAGACCCAGCGCCCGTCGACGCGGGTGAAGCGGCTTTTTTCGCGGATCTTGCGCGCCCGCCCGCCCAGCTTGTAGCGGGCAACGTAGGTCACGGTACCTTCGCTGTCGTTTTCGCCGCCTGCCTCGGTGGACTCGATCTGCAATCCGGTCCACTTCAGCGGTTCATCGAAGTCCAGTGCATCCGGGCGGGTATCCGGGTGCCAGCTCAGCAGCAGGTACTCGGCGTGCTCCAGCACGTAGGCGGTATAGCGCGAGCGCATCAGCGCTTCGGCGGTCGGTGCGGGCAGCCGGCCGGCCAGGCGCGGCCAGCAGCATTCGACCAGTGCGGCCGGGCGGCCACACGGGCAAGGCGACTCGGGGTCGAAGCGGGGTTCAGAGCGGTGCTTGGTCATAGATCCTTATCAGGAAACGGGTAAAGGCGGCATTGGGCCGCTGCGGCAAGGGCATGGCATTCCAGTTGCGGCGGGCGCGGTCAATTTCCCTGACCAGTCGCGTGCGCAGGTCGGCCTGGGCAATCTGGCCGCGCTGCAGCAGCACGGTCTGATCGCGATAGGCCTTGAACAGCGCATCGTCGATGGCATTGTGACCCACCAGCGCCAGGCGCTTCTGGTCGAGCCGGTCAGCGGCCTGCAGCCGGGTCAGCTGGCCATTGCCGACCTGCCCGGCCAGGGCATTGGCTTCGGCCAGCAACTGGTCTTCTTCATTGTGTCCCAGCCCGCCGAAGGTCGGCAGCGACCAGCCGTCGCCACTCTTGCCGGTGGGACCGGGAGCCACGCAGGCGGTCAGCGACAGTGCCAGCAACAGCGGGGCGGCGAGGGCCGGACGGAAAACGGATCGATTCATGTGCAGTGACTCCGCAGGACAGCTTGACCGGAGTCGGCATTGTCCGGTGTGGATGCGATACTGACAACCTTGTTGCCGCCCTTCTGCCCGTCCATGTCCCGCCCGATCGACTGCCGCATCATCGAAAACGCCCTCCTCGCCCGTCTCGCCGCCCGGGTGCTGGGCGGCCGGGCGGCGGCGATGGTGATTGGCCGTCGCCTGCTGCTGTGGGGGGTGCCGGCACAGGCGTTCCTGGATGACGTGCGCTGGCGCCGGCACGAAGCCTGCCATGTGCTGCAATACCACCGCTACGGCCTGGCCGGCTTTCTGCTGCGCTATGCATGGCAGACCCTGCGCC from Microvirgula aerodenitrificans DSM 15089 encodes the following:
- a CDS encoding DUF308 domain-containing protein, translated to DALGREMAASHSGFDPVASYLPGGLTPEQASVSASDALQGMAEVVIYAAGSWIGEIDSRLPAHRLVLSADRETTDPARQIRQRMDYRDGHDRAWRTVQLVEPGDGYRLSENGDFVYDESGEAVSGPLTVRWQVAAGDECSAGGLALLQYPGYCVDRSRPAREAPPLPFAQQYRDATLKPVLTQRGDGNYRLQRPCPWYVVGQDENDSYQGESEPEPDPEPEPDSDGLQAPAGNGDTRPKIGMHGERIDWIGPRSQLYLPKDGTYSYAPEIQLYMQFIPFWHYMMPSPYSRKPLASNSTVGVILGALGIVLTLLTVCFAAPLTTGLALCLVATGTLLGLAAGSTAIASALLEKSDPETSRILGWVSLGLGIGATLLGLGTPRILAAYSSSRLTWSVSASGKIYLLGDMTVDLTDPLVAAVNAHGAPGTTLSTRLISGGTLGRQLQNIPLLPGQKIRLVSCYSAVGGKMGAQAQRLANTLQRQVTGYHYRVAAQPLGQNVAPGSSLSVFQPQAGFKALRTTIANSFISSAIRPAVYLKHPHLYFSS
- a CDS encoding YchJ family protein, whose protein sequence is MTKHRSEPRFDPESPCPCGRPAALVECCWPRLAGRLPAPTAEALMRSRYTAYVLEHAEYLLLSWHPDTRPDALDFDEPLKWTGLQIESTEAGGENDSEGTVTYVARYKLGGRARKIREKSRFTRVDGRWVYVDGDIDD